One genomic segment of Bradyrhizobium diazoefficiens includes these proteins:
- a CDS encoding PilZ domain-containing protein, which produces MLANRRRSERRVCSRLAKIHFGAGSLPRDCTITDISDGGVKVVAEFLEVPPQFTIIFAPDYSRQCRLRWRIGCEFGAEFTD; this is translated from the coding sequence ATGCTTGCAAATCGCCGCAGAAGCGAACGTCGGGTGTGCAGCCGCCTGGCCAAGATTCATTTCGGAGCGGGCTCGCTGCCCAGGGACTGCACGATCACGGATATCTCGGATGGCGGCGTGAAGGTCGTGGCGGAATTTTTGGAAGTGCCGCCGCAATTTACCATCATTTTCGCGCCGGACTATTCCCGCCAATGCCGCCTGCGCTGGCGCATCGGCTGCGAATTCGGCGCCGAATTCACCGACTAG
- the hisF gene encoding imidazole glycerol phosphate synthase subunit HisF, producing MFKVRVIPCLDVKDGRVVKGVNFVDLRDAGDPVEAAIAYDAAGADELTFLDITATHENRGIMLDVVRRTAEACFMPVTVGGGVREVGDIKTLLRAGADKVSINSAAVSRREFVKEAAEKFGEQCVVVAIDAKRVKRPGDDRWEIFTHGGRNSTGIDAIEYAQEVVALGAGEILLTSMDRDGTRQGFDISLTRAIADSVPVPVIASGGVGNLDHLVDGIRDGHATAVLAASIFHFGEFTIREAKEHMARRGLPMRLDA from the coding sequence ATGTTCAAGGTGCGCGTGATCCCCTGCCTCGACGTCAAGGACGGCCGCGTCGTCAAGGGCGTCAATTTCGTCGATCTGCGCGATGCCGGCGATCCCGTCGAAGCGGCGATTGCCTATGACGCCGCCGGCGCCGACGAGCTGACCTTCCTCGACATCACTGCGACCCACGAGAACCGCGGCATCATGCTGGACGTGGTCCGGCGCACCGCCGAGGCCTGCTTCATGCCGGTCACCGTCGGCGGCGGCGTGCGTGAGGTGGGCGACATCAAGACGCTGCTGCGCGCCGGCGCCGACAAGGTTTCGATCAACAGCGCCGCGGTGTCGCGCCGCGAGTTCGTCAAGGAAGCCGCCGAGAAATTCGGCGAGCAGTGCGTCGTGGTCGCGATCGACGCCAAGCGGGTCAAGCGCCCGGGCGACGACCGCTGGGAGATCTTCACCCATGGCGGCCGCAATTCCACCGGCATCGACGCCATCGAATATGCCCAGGAGGTGGTCGCGCTCGGGGCCGGCGAAATCCTGCTGACCTCGATGGACCGTGACGGCACCAGGCAGGGTTTTGACATCTCGCTGACCCGGGCGATCGCCGACAGCGTTCCCGTTCCCGTGATCGCCTCGGGCGGCGTCGGCAATCTCGACCACCTCGTCGACGGCATCCGCGACGGCCACGCCACCGCGGTGCTGGCCGCCTCGATCTTCCACTTCGGGGAATTCACCATCCGCGAGGCCAAGGAGCACATGGCGCGGCGCGGGCTGCCCATGCGCCTGGATGCCTGA
- a CDS encoding AAA family ATPase — MTGIHDEEADDPQHPDEHIAPVPRISVQAFCETEQTLKAVTAAGQDRRLAKAHLTAKSGGLAAAIEVYDSMPTPNVIVIESDGTRDILEGLDDLAGVCDPGTRVVVIGNPNDTAPYRELVRRGVNDYVVGPVETLDVVRSICSLFSASEAIITGRVVAVVGAKGGVGASTVAHNLAWTIARDLALDSVVIDLDLAFGTAGLDYNQDPAQGIANAVLSQDRPDTALMERLLSKCTDRLSLLAAPATLDRVYDFGAEAFDAVFDTLRMTTPCIVLDVPHQWSGWTRRALVNADDIVIVAEPDLANLRNTKNMLTVLKAARPNDRPPLYCINQVGMHKRAEIDVKSFAKTMESQPLAVIPFDSKLFSTAANNGQMIAEVSKSHRTTELFQTMANRLAGRGEVKKPKRSLLGPLLKKLKGRSGRSSAPHRKAS; from the coding sequence ATGACGGGCATCCACGACGAAGAGGCGGACGATCCGCAGCACCCCGACGAACACATTGCGCCGGTTCCTCGCATCTCCGTGCAGGCCTTCTGCGAGACCGAGCAGACGCTCAAGGCGGTGACCGCCGCCGGGCAGGACCGCCGGCTCGCCAAGGCGCATCTCACCGCCAAGAGCGGCGGCCTCGCCGCGGCCATCGAGGTCTATGACTCGATGCCGACGCCGAATGTCATCGTGATCGAATCCGACGGCACGCGCGACATTCTCGAAGGCCTCGACGACCTCGCCGGCGTCTGCGATCCCGGCACCCGCGTGGTCGTGATCGGCAACCCCAACGACACCGCGCCCTATCGCGAGCTGGTCCGCCGCGGCGTCAACGACTACGTGGTCGGGCCGGTCGAGACGCTCGACGTCGTCCGCTCGATCTGCAGCCTGTTCTCGGCGTCCGAAGCCATCATCACCGGCCGCGTCGTCGCGGTGGTCGGCGCCAAGGGCGGCGTCGGCGCATCCACGGTCGCGCACAATCTGGCCTGGACCATCGCCCGCGACCTCGCGCTCGATTCCGTCGTGATCGATCTGGACCTCGCCTTTGGCACCGCAGGCCTCGACTACAACCAGGATCCGGCGCAGGGCATCGCCAACGCGGTGCTGTCGCAGGACCGTCCCGACACGGCGCTGATGGAGCGCCTGCTCTCGAAATGCACCGACCGCCTCAGCCTCCTCGCGGCCCCTGCCACGCTTGACCGCGTCTACGATTTCGGCGCCGAAGCCTTTGATGCGGTGTTCGACACGCTGCGCATGACCACGCCCTGCATCGTGCTCGACGTTCCCCACCAATGGTCGGGCTGGACGCGGCGCGCGCTGGTCAATGCCGACGACATCGTGATCGTGGCCGAGCCCGATCTTGCCAATCTGCGCAACACCAAGAACATGCTCACCGTGCTCAAGGCGGCACGGCCGAACGACCGGCCGCCGCTCTACTGCATCAATCAGGTCGGCATGCACAAGCGCGCCGAGATCGACGTCAAGTCGTTCGCCAAGACGATGGAAAGCCAGCCGCTCGCGGTGATCCCGTTCGACTCAAAGCTGTTCTCGACCGCAGCCAATAACGGCCAGATGATCGCGGAGGTCTCGAAGAGCCACCGCACCACCGAGCTGTTCCAGACCATGGCCAACCGCCTCGCGGGCCGCGGCGAGGTGAAGAAGCCGAAGCGCTCGCTGCTCGGACCGCTGCTGAAGAAGCTGAAGGGCAGGTCGGGCCGCAGCTCCGCACCGCATCGCAAGGCGTCGTAA
- the coaA gene encoding type I pantothenate kinase, with protein MDIRAPEQQYNPYRVYTREEWARLRDDTPMTLEPGEFDRLRSLHDRLDLQEVEDIYLPLSRLLSIYVDAMQRLYYAERQFLNIRDRKVPYIIGVAGSVAVGKSTTARVLQALLARWSPRPKVELITTDGFLYPNAVLDRQGIMQKKGFPESYDLPLLLSFLSDIKSGRRHVRAPVYSHLTYDIVPNQWAEIDQPDILIVEGVNVLQTGKLPRDGKAVPVVSDFFDFSVYIDADEAALRQWYIKRFLALRDTAFTNPKSYFNRYALLSDEEATATAIAIWERTNLANLEDNILPTRPRATLILKKGADHTVESVALRRL; from the coding sequence ATGGATATCCGCGCACCCGAGCAGCAGTATAATCCCTACCGCGTCTATACGCGCGAGGAATGGGCGCGGCTGCGTGACGATACGCCGATGACGCTGGAGCCGGGCGAGTTCGACCGGCTGCGCTCCCTGCACGACCGCCTCGACTTGCAGGAGGTCGAGGACATTTACCTGCCGCTGTCGCGCCTGCTCTCGATCTATGTCGATGCGATGCAGCGGCTGTATTACGCCGAGCGCCAGTTCCTCAACATCCGCGACCGCAAGGTGCCCTATATCATCGGCGTCGCCGGCTCGGTCGCGGTCGGGAAATCAACCACGGCCCGCGTGCTCCAGGCGCTGCTGGCGCGCTGGTCGCCGCGGCCGAAGGTCGAGCTGATCACCACCGACGGATTCCTCTATCCCAACGCGGTGCTCGACCGGCAGGGCATCATGCAGAAGAAGGGCTTTCCTGAAAGCTACGATCTGCCGCTGCTGCTGAGCTTCCTTTCCGACATCAAGTCCGGCCGCCGCCATGTGCGTGCGCCGGTCTATTCGCATCTGACCTACGACATCGTGCCGAACCAGTGGGCCGAGATCGACCAGCCCGACATCCTGATCGTCGAGGGCGTCAACGTGCTGCAAACCGGCAAGCTGCCGCGCGACGGCAAGGCGGTGCCTGTCGTCTCCGACTTCTTCGATTTCTCTGTCTATATCGACGCCGACGAGGCGGCGCTGCGGCAATGGTACATCAAGCGCTTCCTGGCGCTGCGCGACACCGCGTTCACCAATCCCAAATCCTACTTCAACCGCTATGCGCTGCTGTCGGACGAGGAAGCCACTGCCACCGCGATCGCGATCTGGGAGCGCACCAACCTCGCCAATCTCGAGGACAACATCCTGCCGACCCGCCCCCGCGCCACGCTGATCCTGAAGAAGGGCGCGGACCACACGGTGGAGAGCGTGGCGCTGCGAAGGCTGTAA
- the hisA gene encoding 1-(5-phosphoribosyl)-5-[(5-phosphoribosylamino)methylideneamino]imidazole-4-carboxamide isomerase — translation MILFPAIDLKNGQCVRLEQGDMARATVFNLNPAAQAQSFAEQGFEYLHVVDLDGAFAGKPVNAAAVEAMLKTIRIPVQLGGGIRDLKTVEAWLDKGITRVIIGTAAVRDPELVKAAAKKFAGRVAVGLDARDGKVAVEGWAETSQVTVLEIAQRFEDAGVAAIIFTDIARDGLLKGLNLDATIALAEAISIPVIASGGLASIEDVKAMLTPRARKLAGAIAGRALYDGRLDPAAALALIRNTRAPGS, via the coding sequence ATGATTCTCTTTCCCGCCATTGATCTCAAGAACGGCCAGTGCGTGCGCCTCGAGCAGGGCGACATGGCGCGCGCGACCGTGTTCAACCTCAATCCCGCCGCGCAGGCGCAGAGCTTTGCCGAGCAGGGTTTTGAGTATCTCCACGTCGTCGATCTCGATGGCGCCTTCGCCGGCAAGCCGGTGAATGCTGCGGCCGTCGAGGCGATGCTGAAGACGATCAGGATTCCGGTGCAGCTCGGCGGCGGCATTCGCGATCTCAAGACCGTCGAAGCCTGGCTCGACAAGGGCATCACCCGCGTCATCATCGGCACCGCCGCCGTGCGCGATCCTGAGCTGGTGAAGGCGGCGGCGAAGAAATTCGCCGGCCGCGTCGCGGTCGGGCTCGATGCCCGCGACGGCAAGGTTGCGGTCGAAGGCTGGGCCGAGACTTCGCAGGTGACGGTGCTGGAAATCGCGCAGCGGTTCGAGGATGCCGGCGTCGCCGCCATCATCTTCACCGACATCGCGCGCGACGGCCTGCTCAAGGGCCTCAATCTCGATGCGACCATTGCGCTTGCGGAGGCGATCTCCATTCCGGTGATCGCCTCCGGCGGCCTCGCCTCGATCGAGGATGTGAAAGCCATGCTGACGCCGCGCGCCAGAAAGCTCGCCGGAGCGATTGCCGGCCGTGCGCTTTACGATGGCCGGCTCGATCCCGCTGCGGCCCTCGCCCTGATCCGCAACACACGCGCGCCTGGGAGCTGA
- a CDS encoding YifB family Mg chelatase-like AAA ATPase, producing MVQRVSTVAFEGIEARAVDVQVQVAPGLPAFAIVGLPDKAVSEARERVRSALIASGLALPARRIIVNLAPADLPKEGSHYDLPIALGLMAAIGAIPPDALTGFTVLGELGLDGSIAPVAGVLPAAIGANMREEGLICPASCGSEAAWASPDIQIIAAHSLIQIANHFKGTQVLSRPLPKVHEAAASTLDLRDIKGQESAKRALEIAAAGGHHLLMIGAPGAGKSMLAARLPSILPPLSPGELLEVSMIASVAGEIEGGALTARRPFRSPHHSASMAALTGGGMRAKPGEISLAHQGVLFLDELPEFDPRVLDSLRQPLENGEVAVSRANHRVTYPARFMLVAAMNPCRCGNAFEPGYACKRGRIDRCTGDYQARISGPLMDRIDLRIEVPAVTAADLILPPPAEGSAEVAARVAAARDIQLARYQAAGLPNVRTNAEAPASVLEDVAKPDAQGQKLLRDAAETMRLSARGYHRVLRVARTLADLDGADKIGRLHLAEALSYRALAEDVRQLA from the coding sequence ATGGTTCAGCGGGTTTCTACCGTCGCCTTTGAGGGGATCGAGGCCCGCGCGGTCGACGTGCAGGTGCAGGTCGCGCCGGGCCTGCCGGCCTTCGCCATCGTCGGGCTGCCGGACAAGGCGGTGTCGGAGGCGCGCGAGCGGGTCCGCTCGGCGCTGATTGCCTCGGGGCTGGCGCTGCCGGCGCGGCGGATCATCGTCAATCTCGCGCCCGCCGACCTCCCGAAGGAGGGCAGCCATTACGATCTGCCGATCGCGCTTGGGCTGATGGCGGCGATCGGCGCTATACCGCCCGACGCGCTGACGGGTTTTACCGTGCTCGGCGAGCTCGGCCTCGACGGCTCGATCGCGCCGGTGGCCGGCGTGTTGCCGGCCGCAATCGGCGCCAATATGCGCGAGGAAGGCTTGATCTGCCCGGCATCCTGCGGCTCCGAGGCGGCCTGGGCGAGCCCGGATATCCAGATCATCGCAGCTCACTCGCTGATCCAGATCGCCAACCATTTCAAGGGCACGCAGGTGCTGTCGCGGCCGTTGCCGAAAGTGCACGAGGCCGCCGCCTCCACGCTCGACCTGCGCGACATCAAGGGCCAGGAGAGCGCCAAGCGTGCGCTGGAGATCGCGGCCGCCGGCGGCCATCACCTGCTCATGATCGGCGCGCCCGGCGCCGGCAAGTCGATGCTGGCGGCACGCCTGCCCTCGATCCTGCCGCCGCTGTCGCCGGGCGAATTGCTCGAAGTCTCCATGATCGCGTCCGTCGCCGGCGAGATCGAAGGTGGTGCGCTGACGGCCCGGCGGCCGTTCCGCTCGCCGCATCATTCCGCCAGCATGGCCGCCCTCACCGGCGGCGGCATGCGGGCCAAGCCCGGCGAGATCTCGCTGGCGCATCAGGGCGTGCTGTTCCTCGACGAATTGCCGGAGTTCGATCCGCGCGTCTTGGATTCGCTGCGCCAGCCGCTGGAGAACGGCGAGGTCGCGGTCTCCCGCGCCAATCACCGCGTGACTTATCCGGCCCGCTTCATGCTGGTCGCGGCGATGAATCCGTGCCGCTGCGGCAATGCGTTCGAGCCCGGCTATGCCTGCAAGCGCGGTCGCATCGACCGCTGCACCGGCGACTATCAGGCGCGCATCTCCGGCCCGCTGATGGATCGCATCGATCTGCGCATCGAGGTACCCGCGGTGACCGCAGCCGATCTCATTCTGCCCCCGCCGGCGGAAGGCTCCGCCGAGGTCGCCGCGCGCGTCGCGGCGGCGCGCGACATCCAGCTTGCGCGCTACCAGGCCGCAGGGCTGCCAAACGTCCGCACCAATGCCGAGGCACCGGCCTCCGTGCTGGAAGACGTCGCAAAGCCCGATGCGCAGGGCCAGAAACTGCTGCGCGACGCCGCCGAGACCATGCGGTTGTCGGCGCGCGGCTATCACCGCGTGCTGCGGGTGGCGCGCACCCTCGCCGACCTCGACGGCGCGGACAAGATCGGCCGGCTGCATCTCGCCGAAGCTTTGTCCTACCGCGCACTCGCGGAGGATGTGCGGCAGCTGGCGTGA
- a CDS encoding hybrid sensor histidine kinase/response regulator, with the protein MGRTFRIKVRMRRFRRNHPRIAFAIRSFMIFSATFGGAYGFVTGSRAENSGYDPNAFAIGASFLFALACLGLATLSMRLRFVNKRMRKLAAHNEALIDRNWELKEAEERARSLIESQGDLIVLRDTQRRITFANDAYCALAGQPRGALVGTRFDFDVLEQGDSARESSGTRVHDQKIATPLGARWIAWREGYVRLDAGQPAELQSVGRDVTDRTETERALADARDQADAANRAKSRFLAMASHEIRTPLNGIIGMGGLLLDTRLTPEQATYARAVKTSGEALMALIEELLDYSKIEAGKLDLEQRPFALSTLIEEITELLAPRAQAKQLEIAAYVDERLPLEVVGDAARLRQVLLNLAGNAIKFTASGGVALIVEPGIWPNEISFLVRDTGIGIAPDAQQRIFREFEQADERVARTYGGTGLGLAISERIVKRMGGRITLESEPGKGATFEVAVPLSASQGGAGQTAFPSPDLTGKSILLIADGIEASLIARRLERWGGQTCMTSDPSVAEALLPERSWHAVLVDRAIGAAIADRLAELARAHAAQRLVLLTSSSRHETISTAFTGFLVKPLRAASLAARLALTPEVASPELAPEPPAEAAIGAPPAKGLSILVAEDNEINALLMRSLLTKLGHRAVIAVHGEAALESWLAAASAGTPYDLVLMDIQMPQLDGIEATKRIRAHEAATGGQHTPILALTANTLVEDRYACFEAGMNGFLIKPLDREKLEEALAASRHLAV; encoded by the coding sequence ATGGGTCGGACGTTCCGAATCAAGGTGCGCATGCGCCGCTTCAGGCGCAACCATCCCCGCATCGCGTTCGCGATCCGCTCCTTCATGATCTTCTCGGCGACCTTCGGCGGCGCCTATGGTTTCGTCACCGGCAGCCGGGCCGAGAATTCCGGCTACGATCCCAATGCCTTTGCGATTGGCGCGAGCTTCCTGTTTGCGCTCGCCTGCCTCGGCCTTGCCACGCTGAGCATGCGCTTGCGCTTCGTCAACAAGCGGATGCGCAAGCTCGCCGCGCACAACGAGGCGCTGATCGACCGCAATTGGGAGCTGAAGGAAGCGGAAGAACGCGCCCGCAGTCTCATTGAGTCGCAAGGCGACCTCATCGTGCTGCGCGACACCCAGCGACGCATCACCTTCGCCAATGACGCCTATTGCGCGCTCGCAGGGCAGCCGCGCGGCGCACTGGTTGGCACCCGTTTCGATTTCGACGTGCTGGAGCAGGGCGACAGCGCCCGCGAGAGCAGCGGCACGCGTGTCCACGACCAAAAGATCGCAACGCCGCTTGGCGCGCGCTGGATCGCCTGGCGCGAGGGCTATGTCCGGCTCGACGCCGGCCAGCCTGCCGAATTGCAGAGCGTCGGACGCGACGTCACCGACCGCACCGAAACCGAACGCGCGCTGGCCGACGCCCGCGACCAGGCCGACGCGGCCAACCGCGCCAAATCGCGCTTCCTCGCGATGGCCTCGCACGAGATCCGCACACCTCTGAACGGCATCATCGGCATGGGCGGCCTGTTGCTCGACACCCGTCTGACGCCCGAACAAGCAACCTATGCCAGGGCGGTGAAAACCTCCGGCGAAGCGCTGATGGCGCTGATCGAGGAGCTGCTCGACTATTCCAAGATCGAGGCTGGCAAGCTCGATCTCGAGCAGCGGCCCTTCGCGCTCTCCACCCTGATCGAGGAGATCACGGAGCTGCTGGCGCCGCGCGCGCAGGCAAAGCAGCTCGAGATCGCCGCCTATGTCGACGAACGGCTGCCGCTGGAAGTCGTCGGCGATGCCGCGCGGCTGCGCCAGGTGCTGCTCAACCTCGCCGGCAACGCCATCAAGTTCACAGCGAGCGGCGGCGTGGCGCTGATCGTCGAGCCCGGCATCTGGCCGAACGAGATCAGTTTTCTGGTCCGCGACACCGGCATCGGCATCGCCCCGGACGCACAGCAGCGCATCTTCCGCGAGTTCGAGCAGGCCGACGAGCGCGTCGCCCGCACCTATGGCGGCACCGGGCTTGGCCTCGCCATCAGCGAGCGCATCGTCAAGCGCATGGGCGGACGCATCACGCTGGAAAGCGAGCCGGGCAAGGGCGCCACCTTCGAGGTCGCGGTCCCGCTTTCGGCATCGCAAGGCGGCGCGGGACAAACCGCATTTCCGAGCCCCGACCTCACCGGCAAGTCGATCCTGCTGATTGCCGACGGTATCGAGGCCTCGCTGATCGCACGCCGCCTGGAACGCTGGGGCGGCCAGACCTGCATGACCTCCGACCCATCGGTCGCGGAGGCGCTGCTGCCCGAGCGATCCTGGCACGCAGTGCTGGTCGATCGTGCGATCGGTGCTGCCATTGCCGACCGCCTCGCCGAGCTCGCGCGCGCACATGCCGCACAGCGGCTGGTGCTGCTGACATCGAGCTCGCGCCACGAGACGATTTCGACCGCCTTCACCGGCTTCCTGGTCAAGCCGCTGCGCGCAGCTTCGCTCGCCGCGCGGCTCGCGCTGACGCCGGAGGTTGCCTCGCCCGAGCTCGCGCCGGAGCCGCCGGCGGAAGCCGCCATCGGCGCTCCACCCGCAAAAGGCCTTTCGATCCTCGTCGCCGAGGACAATGAGATCAACGCGCTTTTGATGCGCTCGCTGCTGACCAAGCTCGGCCATCGCGCCGTCATCGCCGTCCATGGCGAGGCCGCGCTGGAATCCTGGCTGGCGGCGGCATCGGCCGGCACGCCCTATGATCTCGTGCTGATGGACATCCAGATGCCGCAGCTCGACGGCATCGAGGCAACCAAACGCATCCGCGCCCATGAGGCCGCCACCGGCGGCCAGCACACGCCGATCCTCGCGCTGACTGCCAACACGCTGGTGGAAGACCGCTACGCCTGTTTCGAGGCCGGCATGAACGGGTTCCTGATCAAGCCGCTCGATCGGGAGAAGCTGGAGGAAGCGCTGGCGGCGTCACGGCACCTGGCGGTGTAG
- the hisH gene encoding imidazole glycerol phosphate synthase subunit HisH, translating into MSVAIIDYGSGNLHSAAKAFERAARSLENPQKVFVTSDPDQAYEADRLVLPGVGAFADCRRGLDAVNGMVEAITEAVRVKARPFFGICVGMQLMASRGKEHVITEGLNWIGGDVEKITPRDESLKIPHMGWNTLEVLQEHPVLNKLPLGPKGQHAYFVHSYHLNAANEADVLARADYGGPVTAIVARDTAVGTQFHPEKSQRFGLALISNFLRWKP; encoded by the coding sequence ATGAGCGTCGCCATCATCGATTACGGTTCCGGTAATCTGCATTCCGCCGCCAAAGCCTTCGAGCGCGCCGCGCGCAGCCTGGAGAACCCGCAAAAGGTTTTCGTTACCAGCGATCCCGATCAGGCCTACGAGGCTGACCGCCTGGTGCTGCCGGGCGTCGGCGCCTTCGCCGATTGCCGGCGCGGGCTCGATGCCGTCAACGGCATGGTCGAGGCGATCACCGAGGCGGTGCGGGTCAAGGCGCGGCCGTTCTTCGGCATCTGCGTCGGCATGCAGCTGATGGCGAGCCGCGGCAAGGAGCATGTCATCACCGAAGGGCTGAACTGGATCGGTGGCGACGTCGAAAAAATCACGCCGCGCGACGAGAGCCTGAAGATCCCGCATATGGGCTGGAACACGCTCGAGGTGCTGCAAGAGCATCCGGTGCTGAACAAGCTGCCGCTCGGCCCCAAGGGCCAGCATGCCTATTTCGTGCACTCCTATCACCTCAACGCCGCCAACGAGGCGGACGTGCTTGCGCGCGCCGACTACGGCGGGCCCGTCACCGCGATCGTCGCCAGGGACACCGCGGTCGGCACCCAATTCCACCCCGAGAAGAGCCAGCGTTTTGGGCTGGCCCTGATCTCGAACTTTTTGCGATGGAAACCGTGA
- a CDS encoding tetratricopeptide repeat protein — protein MSKRSSVASPPARYLLSAFLVLALGGCQTTSLEDVTGALGVKSDAPVRAGSRPDMDALRERYRAKPSDPNIALEYGKALRETGQRAQAVAVMEQAVLAHPSNKALLAGYGRALADSGNFQQAFDVLSRAHTPEDPDWRILSAQGAALDQLGRNEEAQQYYAAALKIVPDEPTVLSNLGLSYMLQNNLPKAEQVLGRAYQRNQSDARVRANLALVLGLQGREAEAEILVKADLPPDQAAAKVAALRQLLAKKQLRADK, from the coding sequence ATGTCCAAGCGTTCGTCCGTTGCCTCTCCCCCGGCGCGATATCTGTTGTCCGCGTTTCTGGTCCTTGCCCTCGGCGGCTGTCAGACCACCAGCCTCGAGGACGTGACCGGCGCGCTTGGCGTCAAATCGGACGCCCCCGTCAGGGCCGGCAGCAGGCCGGACATGGACGCGCTGCGCGAGCGCTATCGCGCCAAGCCGAGCGATCCCAACATCGCCCTCGAATACGGCAAGGCGCTGCGCGAGACCGGCCAGCGCGCCCAGGCGGTCGCGGTGATGGAGCAGGCGGTGCTGGCCCATCCCAGCAACAAGGCGCTGCTCGCCGGCTATGGCCGCGCGCTTGCCGACAGCGGCAATTTCCAGCAGGCGTTCGACGTGCTGAGCCGCGCGCATACGCCCGAAGATCCCGACTGGCGCATCCTGTCGGCGCAGGGCGCCGCGCTCGACCAGCTCGGCCGCAACGAAGAGGCGCAGCAATATTATGCCGCCGCGCTGAAGATCGTGCCCGACGAGCCGACCGTGCTGTCCAATCTCGGCCTGTCCTATATGCTGCAAAACAATCTGCCGAAGGCCGAACAGGTGCTCGGCCGCGCTTATCAGCGCAATCAGAGCGATGCGCGGGTCCGTGCCAATCTTGCGCTCGTGCTGGGATTGCAGGGCCGCGAGGCCGAGGCTGAAATCCTCGTGAAGGCAGACCTGCCGCCGGATCAGGCCGCGGCCAAGGTCGCGGCGCTGCGGCAGCTGCTGGCGAAGAAGCAGCTGCGGGCGGACAAATAA
- a CDS encoding phosphoribosyl-ATP diphosphatase: protein MPRFTIHDLAETIDARAASGGEASYTRKLLDKGAEHCAKKFGEEAVETVIAAVENDRAHLIAESADLLYHFLVLLKSRGVKLEDVEAALDKRTNMSGLEEKASRKSGN from the coding sequence ATGCCGCGTTTCACCATCCACGATCTCGCCGAGACCATCGACGCCCGCGCGGCTTCGGGTGGGGAGGCCTCCTATACCCGCAAGCTCCTCGACAAGGGCGCCGAGCATTGCGCCAAGAAGTTCGGTGAGGAAGCAGTCGAAACCGTAATCGCAGCAGTCGAAAACGACCGCGCTCATCTGATCGCTGAAAGCGCCGACCTGCTCTATCACTTCCTTGTGCTGCTCAAGTCCCGCGGCGTAAAACTGGAAGACGTCGAAGCGGCGCTGGACAAGCGTACGAATATGTCAGGGTTGGAAGAAAAGGCGTCGCGCAAGAGCGGCAACTAG
- a CDS encoding DUF2628 domain-containing protein, giving the protein MPVYTVHAPSPAGADLRATDKFVFVRDGFHFWAMVFGPLWLLWHRLWLALIGWVIFVAAFNAGLSSLGIGRSSIFFADLIVALLMGFEASSLRRWTLSRGSWRQLDVVVADDEDTAEHRFFERWSKSQRGIAGDQWAVDRGGPPPTRSLPGQQFSNPPPLPAGGIIGLFPEPGGSR; this is encoded by the coding sequence ATGCCTGTCTACACAGTTCATGCTCCCTCCCCTGCCGGAGCCGATCTGCGCGCGACCGACAAGTTCGTGTTCGTGCGCGACGGCTTTCATTTCTGGGCGATGGTGTTCGGCCCGCTCTGGCTGCTCTGGCACCGGCTGTGGCTGGCGCTGATCGGCTGGGTGATTTTCGTGGCCGCGTTCAATGCCGGGCTGTCGAGCCTCGGCATCGGTCGCAGCTCGATCTTCTTCGCCGATCTCATCGTCGCGCTCTTGATGGGCTTTGAAGCTTCCAGCCTGCGCCGCTGGACGCTTTCACGCGGCAGCTGGCGTCAGCTCGACGTCGTTGTTGCCGATGACGAAGACACCGCCGAGCACCGCTTCTTCGAGCGCTGGAGCAAGTCACAGCGCGGCATCGCTGGCGATCAATGGGCCGTCGATCGCGGCGGCCCGCCGCCGACCCGCAGCCTGCCGGGCCAGCAATTCTCGAACCCGCCACCGCTTCCGGCCGGCGGTATCATTGGTTTGTTTCCAGAACCGGGAGGGTCAAGATGA